A DNA window from Tachysurus vachellii isolate PV-2020 chromosome 20, HZAU_Pvac_v1, whole genome shotgun sequence contains the following coding sequences:
- the LOC132863379 gene encoding zinc finger protein 703-like: MHQTLSGSTLSALHNTTPDRQHGHFTFRKLAGIKDTSTALLKPSDPVRQAKRLPIKVVKMLTAHSGHLLHPEYLQPLTSAPVSIELDAKKSPLALLAQTCSQIGKPDPPSSSKLASITSSGLNEKEGSSRTSSSSLKHAEQRPSSDDKSSFKPYSKTGPDSQRDGSISSNSNKPGFCLPGGGGSGGSNTPSCQSHHSRTVSPSSRVGSPSQTQVHRHALSPNTMRSNSHSQTANGEAKNTEVALSDNNPKKEGESSKAGLDSPQLANSSLARASVNSSSSSSESSPSNEGKSDPQPSQPGGLGPVSISPFKSSHPVFPLPPSSMGYHGSIVGTYAGYPGQFVPGLDPTKSSLGGPGVGVAGKHPSSSPLTGASPPSFMQGLCRDPYCLSYPNAPHMGGNCGTCVHDPSSSLKSGFPLVYPPHPPLHSLHQSSLSSSITPSLSHPLYTYGFMLPNEPLPHACNWVSASGPCDKRFATPDELLAHLRTHTSLPGMDGKLLSTYPSSSSSCHLHLPSQTSPASLPASFSLRAPPSLGLARYHPYSKMPLPTAPTLPMHSLPTSAPYYSHYALYSQRLGSASALGYQ; the protein is encoded by the exons ATGCACCAAACTCTGAGTGGATCTACACTTTCCGCTTTACACAACACCACCCCCGACAGACAACACGGTCATTTCACTTTCAGAAAGCTCGCTGGAATTAAAGACACGTCCACCGCTTTGTTAAAGCCATCGGATCCTGTCCGTCAGGCGAAGCGTCTCCCTATTAAAGTAGTGAAGATGCTGACTGCGCACTCGGGACACTTGCTCCACCCGGAGTACCTGCAGCCCCTCACATCTGCCCCCGTCAGCATCGAG TTGGATGCTAAGAAGAGTCCACTGGCCCTTTTGGCTCAGACATGCTCTCAGATAGGTAAACCGGATCCTCCGTCCTCATCCAAACTGGCCTCCATTACATCTAGTGGACTGAATGAGAAAGAAGGCTCATCTCGCACCTCCTCCTCATCCCTAAAACACGCAGAGCAACGACCTTCATCAGATGACAAGTCCAGTTTCAAGCCTTACTCCAAAACAGGCCCAGACAGCCAGAGGGATGGGAGTATCAGCAGCAACAGTAACAAGCCTGGCTTTTGTCTTCCTGGAGGTGGAGGTAGCGGTGGCAGTAACACACCAAGCTGTCAGTCCCACCATTCTCGTACTGTTTCCCCAAGTTCCAGAGTGGGCTCGCCTTCACAGACTCAGGTGCATAGACATGCTCTTTCACCCAACACCATGCGTTCCAATTCACATTCACAGACTGCAAACGGGGAGGCAAAAAACACAGAAGTGGCACTCTCTGACAACAACCCGAAGAAGGAGGGAGAGTCGAGTAAGGCAGGTCTGGACAGTCCTCAGCTGGCCAACTCCAGCCTTGCCAGAGCGAGTGTCAACTCCAGTAGCTCAAGTTCTGAAAGCAGCCCCAGTAACGAGGGCAAATCAGACCCACAACCATCTCAGCCTGGAGGACTCGGGCCTGTTTCTATTTCTCCCTTCAAATCCAGTCACCCTGTCTTCCCACTCCCGCCATCCAGCATGGGCTACCACGGTTCTATAGTGGGCACTTATGCTGGCTATCCCGGTCAGTTTGTTCCTGGCTTAGACCCTACCAAGTCCAGCCTAGGAGGTCCTGGTGTAGGGGTTGCAGGTAAACACCCCAGCTCAAGCCCACTGACTGGAGCATCTCCACCTTCATTTATGCAGGGTTTGTGTCGGGACCCATACTGTTTAAGCTACCCGAATGCACCTCACATGGGTGGCAACTGTGGCACATGTGTTCACGACCCATCCTCTTCACTAAAATCCGGCTTCCCATTGGTttatcctcctcatcctccattGCACTCACTTCACCAGAGCTCATTGTCTTCCAGCATCACACCATCACTCTCTCATCCACTATACACATACGGCTTCATGCTGCCCAATGAGCCTCTACCACATGCATGCAACTGGGTTTCAGCCAGCGGGCCATGCGACAAGCGCTTTGCCACCCCTGATGAGCTATTAGCCCacctgcgcacacacacctcactgccAGGCATGGATGGAAAGCTCCTGTCGACATACCcatcatcttcctcctcatGTCACCTCCATCTGCCTTCCCAGACCAGTCCAGCCTCTCTTCCTGCTTCCTTCTCTTTGAGGGCACCTCCAAGTTTGGGCTTGGCTCGATACCATCCCTACAGTAAAATGCCACTGCCCACAGCACCAACACTTCCCATGCACTCTTTACCAACCTCTGCACCCTATTACTCCCACTACGCTCTCTACAGTCAGAGACTGGGATCTGCCTCAGCCCTTGGCTACCAGTGA